The following are from one region of the Vitis riparia cultivar Riparia Gloire de Montpellier isolate 1030 chromosome 9, EGFV_Vit.rip_1.0, whole genome shotgun sequence genome:
- the LOC117922646 gene encoding shikimate O-hydroxycinnamoyltransferase-like: protein MGGGGKYFTVTVTRKELVAAEVPMQEHWLPLSNLDLLLPPIDVSVFFCYKKPHQNANGGDDFTFGSMAGVLRKALAQALVSYYAFAGEVVSNSVGEPELLCNNQGVDFTEAYADVKLHDLSLYNPDDSIEGKFVPKKQHGVLCVQVTELKCGGVVVGCTFDHRIADAYSANMFLVSWAEMALCKPLSVVPSFRRSLLNIRRPGSYDPSLDEMYVLISALPPPRAPQPGGADPFISRIYYVTAEQLSLLQTLASISKGSSYKRTKLESFSAFLWKMVAASAVMENDNKMICKMGIVVDGRRRLSSGDEDKSAVMASYFGNVLSIPFGEKMIDELKEKPLSWVADAVHEYLEGAVTKEHFLGLIDWVEAHRPEPALARIYCSGSSDGPALVVSSGQRFAVSKVDFGWGRPALGSFHFPWGGEAGYVMPMPSPARDGDWVVYMHLLKGQIEFIETEAAHVFRPVTSEYLNLIN, encoded by the exons ATGGGTGGTGGAGGAAAGTACTTCACGGTGACTGTGACCAGGAAAGAGCTAGTGGCAGCGGAGGTGCCAATGCAGGAGCATTGGCTGCCGCTATCTAACCTCGATCTGCTTTTGCCTCCTATAGATGTGAGTGTGTTTTTCTGTTACAAGAAGCCCCATCAGAATGCTAATGGAGGTGATGACTTCACCTTTGGGTCCATGGCTGGGGTTCTGAGGAAAGCCTTGGCCCAAGCACTGGTCTCCTATTATGCTTTTGCAGGGGAAGTAGTGAGTAACTCAGTGGGTGAACCTGAACTTCTATGCAATAACCAAGGGGTGGATTTCACGGAGGCTTATGCAGATGTAAAACTTCATGACCTCAGCTTGTACAACCCTGACGATAGTATTGAAGGCAAGTTTGTCCCCAAGAAGCAGCATGGTGTCCTCTGTGTGCAG GTGACTGAGCTCAAATGTGGTGGAGTCGTGGTGGGCTGTACATTCGATCATCGGATAGCTGACGCATATTCTGCTAATATGTTCCTAGTTTCATGGGCTGAGATGGCCCTGTGCAAGCCACTATCTGTGGTTCCATCTTTCCGGCGCTCTCTTCTCAACATTAGACGTCCAGGCTCCTACGATCCCTCCCTGGATGAAATGTACGTCCTTATATCAGCCTTACCTCCTCCCAGAGCTCCGCAGCCGGGCGGTGCTGATCCTTTCATAAGCCGCATATACTATGTCACGGCCGAACAACTCAGTCTACTCCAAACACTAGCCAGTATCAGCAAGGGCAGCTCCTACAAGAGAACTAAACTAGAGTCTTTCAGTGCATTTTTGTGGAAGATGGTCGCGGCAAGTGCTGTCatggaaaatgataataaaatgaTATGCAAGATGGGCATCGTGGTGGACGGAAGAAGGCGGTTAAGCAGTGGAGACGAGGATAAATCAGCAGTGATGGCCTCTTACTTTGGAAATGTGCTGTCAATCCCCTTTGGTGAGAAGATGATAGATGAACTGAAAGAGAAACCCTTGAGTTGGGTGGCAGATGCCGTTCACGAGTACCTGGAAGGGGCAGTGACAAAGGAGCATTTCTTGGGCCTCATCGACTGGGTGGAGGCTCACCGTCCAGAGCCTGCTTTAGCAAGGATATACTGCAGTGGCAGCAGCGATGGACCGGCACTTGTGGTATCATCAGGGCAGAGATTCGCAGTGTCAAAGGTGGATTTCGGGTGGGGTAGGCCGGCTCTGGGATCATTCCATTTTCCATGGGGTGGTGAAGCTGGGTACGTGATGCCAATGCCAAGTCCGGCCAGAGATGGTGACTGGGTGGTGTACATGCACCTCTTGAAAGGGCAGATAGAGTTTATTGAGACTGAGGCCGCCCATGTCTTTAGACCTGTGACATCTGAATATCTCAACTTGATAAACTGA